The window TAAATGCTGTgtttatttttgcattttcGATATGggttttggttcattttcgATGTGGAAACCCTCGATTGAGAAACACAGCGGCTCGAGGATCTAAATGGCTGATCAGAATCACGATCTTTTCTAATGCTGTTCTTCCGTTCTTGTATTGTGGTTTTGCtgtttatgaatatttgaatagCAAATTTGTTTGTTGGGAATTGGCCGTTTCTGCTTTAACTTGGAGTTTGGCTGCTGCTATTGCTATCTACTGGAGAAATGATGTGTATCATGAAGGCAAACCATGGCCTATGATTCTAATTGTTTGGTGggttttctcttgtttttatGGTTTAGGTTGTTTGATTCTTTTCCTGCTTACCCACTTGAAATCCATGGAAATCCCTCGTTTTCTTCCAAAACCCACCATTGTAGACTGTGCTTCCTTCACTTTGTGTTTGATAATCTGTTGTACTGCACTGACTGTTAGCTATTCCAAGAACCACAATGATCTTGAGAAGCTATTGCTTCAAACAGAGAATGTTTGTTCTTCTGAAGATCATGGTGGTTTTGTGAGTCCTGGATTGTGGAGTCAAATTACATTCCAATGGATGAATCCTCTGTTCAAAAAGGGAAGGGTTCAAAAACTTGAATTAGCTCATGTTCCTTGTGTTCCTCAATCTGAAACAGCCGAGTATGCTTCCATGTTGCTCGAAGAATCGATTGAGAGAACGAAAATCGAATCGTCTTCCTTGCCTAAAGCTATTGTTCTAGCTACATGGAAGCCCCTGGTCTTAACAGCAATCTTTGCAGGTACCCTATTGATCTTCCTTACACGTTGAATTCGTCTCGATATActctaatttctttgttcaaaACTTTTCTCAGGTGTCAACACATTAGCATCGTTTATGGGGCCTGTTCTAATCACCAATTTTGTGAACTATCTATTGCGAAAGGACGATGACTCGAGCAACCGTGACGGGTTGATTCTTgcgttcttcttctttttcgcCAAGACATTGGAGTCTCTTACTCAAAGACAGTGCTATTTCGGCACTCACCGTCTCGGTATACAGATAAGAGCAGCTCTTACAGTGATGATTTACAAGAAATGTGTTTCTATAAATGCTGCTGGTCCAAGTAATggtaaaataacaaatttgatTAATGTAGATGTTGAAAGAATTGGGGACTTCTCTTGGTATATTCACAAAATTTGGTTGCTTCCTGTTCAAGTAGTTCTAGCTCTTGTTATCCTTTATATGAATCTTGGACTTGCTCCTTCCATTACTGCTCTCTTAGCCATAGTATTCATAATGGTGGGCAATACGCCTTTGGCGAGTATTCAAGAAAGTCTACACTCGAAGATAATGGATGCGAAAGATTCCCGGATCAAATTGACCTCAGAGACTCTAAGAAACATGAGAGTCTTGAAACTGCATTCTTGGGAACAGACGTTTTTGAAGAAGATCTTGAAACTTAGAGACGTTGAGAGAGGCTGGTTGAAGAGATACCTCTATACATGCTCGGTTATAGCAGTTCTCTTTTGGGTGTCACCAACTTTAGTTTCAGTAGTCACTTTTGGTGCTTGTGTTTTGATGAATGTCTCTCTAACAGCAGGCACAGTGTTATCAGCCATAGCTACTTTTCGGATCTTACAAGAACCGATTTATAATCTACCCGAGCTAGTTTCCATGATTGCTCAAACGAAAGTTTCCCTCGACCGTATTGACGAGTTCATTCGAGAAGAAGATCAAAGGAAACAGATTTATTATCCTCCATCTAGTTCATCAGACATTATGGTTGAAATAGAGGTGGGAGAGTATTCATGGGATGCCAGTGATCGAAACGTTAAACCGACGATAACCGTTGCAGAGAAGATGCAAATACCAAAGGGTTACAAGGTTGCAGTTTGTGGATCGGTCGGTTCAGGAAAATCGAGCTTACTTTGTAGCCTACTAGGCGAGATTCCACAGATTTCAGGAACACAAATGAAGGTACATGGAACTAAAGCTTATGTTCCCCAAACTGCTTGGATTCAATCAGGCACGGTTCGAGAGAATGTGCTCTTTGGGAAGGAAATTGATGAACGTTTTTATGGGGATGTGTTAGAAGGCTGTGCTTTGGACCAGGATATCAAGCTGTGGCTGGATGGAGATTGTACTTTATTGGGAGAGAGGGGGCTGAACTTAAGTGGAGGCCAAAAGCAGAGAGTTCAATTGGCAAGGGCTGTCTATAGTGATGCTGATGTTTACTTCCTGGACGATCCGTTTAGCGCCGTGGACGCTTGTACTGGAACACATTTGTTCGAGGCAAGCGCCATCTTTCTGTGTtttcttgttgtttctttctttttatgctCTCTATAAATGATTTACATAAGAAACTTTGATGATATGCAGAGATGTCTTTTGCAACTTTTGTCTGATAAGACTGTCTTGTATGCTACTCATCACTTGGAATTCATAGAAGCCGCTGACCTCGTTCTGGTAAGCAGTGTTAGAaataacgactctccacattggtatgatattgtccactttgagcataagctctcatgactttgctttgggttttcccaaaaggcctcctaccaatggagatagtattccttacttataaacccatgattcctcccaacaatcctcaacgatcctcccctcgaacaaagtacactacagagcctcccctgaggcctatggagtcctcgaacaaccttcctttaatcgaggctcaactccttctctagagttcctttaatcgaggctcaactccttctctagagtcctcgaacaaagtacaccctttgttcgacacttgagtcagtTTTGACTACAcattcgaggctcacaacttctttgttcaacggtggagaattctattgacatggctaagttaagggcatggctctgataccatgttaggaataacgactctccacaatggtatgatagtgtccattttgagcataagctctcatgactttgctttggacttccccaaaagatctcataccaatggagatgtgtTTCCTTACTTATGAACCCacaatcattccctaaattagccaatattGGACTCCTTCCcgacaatcctcaacaagcagctgggtttttttttgttgctttcCATGGAACATCACTTGTAATTCAAATGCTTTTGCTTGCAGGTGATGAAGAATGGTCATGTTGTTCAATCAGGAAAGTATGCAGAATTGATATCAGACTCAAATGGTGAGCTTGCTAGGCACATTGCAGCACACAGAAAGTCATTGAATGGAGTTGAACCATTCAAAGAGGATAAACCTCATCTTAAACCATGTCAGATGGAAGCTCAAGATGAAAATTCTTCCCTGACCCTTGGAAATGGAGACCTTATGAGGACTCAAGAAGAGGAATCTCAAACAGGTCGTGTAAAGTGGAGCGTATACTCGACCTTCATTACATCGGCTTATAAAGGAACTCTTGTTCCTGTTGTCCTTCTATGTCaagttttctttcaaattcttcAGATGGGTAGCAATTACTGGATTTCTTGGgcaacagaagaagaaggcaaGGTCAGCAGAGAGCAACTGATAGGGATCTTCGTTTTGATGTCGGGTGTGAGCTCCGTCTTTATATTAGGCCGGGCCATCGTGATGGCAACCATTGCTATTGAGACTGCACAACGGATGTTTCTTGGAATGGTGACATCAATTTTTGCTGCacctatttctttctttgatgTCAAACCTTCAAGCCAAATCCTTAACAGAGTTGAGACCTTCTCAATGTGTTTGCTATCTTCTTCTCTATTCAACTTTCACTGAATCAATCATTTTAACCCCcttttcatgttctttgtgATGCAGTCATCTAATGATCAAAGCACTTTGGATACAGATATCCCTTATAGATTAGGGGGATTGGCCTTTGCACTAATTCAGCTGTTGAGTATCATTATCTTGATGTCCAAGGTTGCATGGCATGTTTTCCCCCTCTTCCTTGTCGTCCTCGCTATTTCTATATGGTATCAGGTAAGAACATAATCCCTCTTTTAGCTTACAATATTGTCCAaaccaccgctagcagatattgtgagatcccacatcagttggagaggggaacgaaacattctttataagggtgtggaaacctctccctgccATAAGGctaatgacgatacgtaacagaccaaaacggacaatatttgctagcgatgggcttgaactgttacaaatggtatcagaggcagTCACCGGACGGTGTGATGCACTGGTTGGAGTAGGACTAgactctccctagcagacgcgtttcaaaatcttgagggaaagcccggaagggaaagcctaaagaggacaatatttgttagcggtgagtttgggctgttataaatgatatcagagtcagacaccgagcggtgtgccagcgaggacgctagacccccaaggggggtagattgtgagatcccacatcggttggagagggaaatgaaacattccttataggggtgtggaaacatctccctagcagacgcgttttaaaaccgcgaggctgacggtgatatataacgggccaaagcagacaatatttgctagcagtggacttgggccgttacaaatatGCTATTTCACTATTGAACAAACAGTAAAAAGCTATTGTTCCTTGAATTTGCATACTCTGCAGCATCCGTCAATGTGAGATGCTTTGAATATTATGctgaatgctttgttctttcAATTTCCTTAACAGGGATACTACATCAGTACAGCTAGAGAATTAGCTAGAATGGTTGGGATTCGAAAAGCTCCAATTCTTCATCACTTTTCTGAAACAGTTATAGGTGCAACTATCATTCGTTGTTTCAATCAAGAAGATCGTTTCTTAACGAAAATACTCGAACTAGTTGATGATCATTCTCGTATCGTTTTCCACAACTCAACTTCAATGGAATGGTTATGCCTCCggatcaattttcttttcgaCGCAGTCTTCGTTCTTGTCCTTGTCATCTTAGTAACCCTTCCTAGATCTGCTATCAACCCAAGTAACCTTTCCAAACTTTAGCTATCTCCATTGATGCAACTGCTATCCATTCGCTCACCTAACCATTGGTTTATTATGTCACTACAGGTTTAGCAGGATTAGCAGCCACATACGGTTTAAACTTAAACGTTCTTCAATCTTGGGTCATATGGAATCTATGCAATGTTGAGAACAAAATGATATCTGTTGAGAGAGTTCTTCAGTTCACAAACATAGCTTCTGAGGAGCCAGCGGTGGTTCATGATTGTAGGCCAATGCCAGAATGGCCA is drawn from Cucurbita pepo subsp. pepo cultivar mu-cu-16 chromosome LG09, ASM280686v2, whole genome shotgun sequence and contains these coding sequences:
- the LOC111801725 gene encoding putative ABC transporter C family member 15 isoform X1, which encodes MDFASVIVNAVFIFAFSIWVLVHFRCGNPRLRNTAARGSKWLIRITIFSNAVLPFLYCGFAVYEYLNSKFVCWELAVSALTWSLAAAIAIYWRNDVYHEGKPWPMILIVWWVFSCFYGLGCLILFLLTHLKSMEIPRFLPKPTIVDCASFTLCLIICCTALTVSYSKNHNDLEKLLLQTENVCSSEDHGGFVSPGLWSQITFQWMNPLFKKGRVQKLELAHVPCVPQSETAEYASMLLEESIERTKIESSSLPKAIVLATWKPLVLTAIFAGVNTLASFMGPVLITNFVNYLLRKDDDSSNRDGLILAFFFFFAKTLESLTQRQCYFGTHRLGIQIRAALTVMIYKKCVSINAAGPSNGKITNLINVDVERIGDFSWYIHKIWLLPVQVVLALVILYMNLGLAPSITALLAIVFIMVGNTPLASIQESLHSKIMDAKDSRIKLTSETLRNMRVLKLHSWEQTFLKKILKLRDVERGWLKRYLYTCSVIAVLFWVSPTLVSVVTFGACVLMNVSLTAGTVLSAIATFRILQEPIYNLPELVSMIAQTKVSLDRIDEFIREEDQRKQIYYPPSSSSDIMVEIEVGEYSWDASDRNVKPTITVAEKMQIPKGYKVAVCGSVGSGKSSLLCSLLGEIPQISGTQMKVHGTKAYVPQTAWIQSGTVRENVLFGKEIDERFYGDVLEGCALDQDIKLWLDGDCTLLGERGLNLSGGQKQRVQLARAVYSDADVYFLDDPFSAVDACTGTHLFERCLLQLLSDKTVLYATHHLEFIEAADLVLVMKNGHVVQSGKYAELISDSNGELARHIAAHRKSLNGVEPFKEDKPHLKPCQMEAQDENSSLTLGNGDLMRTQEEESQTGRVKWSVYSTFITSAYKGTLVPVVLLCQVFFQILQMGSNYWISWATEEEGKVSREQLIGIFVLMSGVSSVFILGRAIVMATIAIETAQRMFLGMVTSIFAAPISFFDVKPSSQILNRSSNDQSTLDTDIPYRLGGLAFALIQLLSIIILMSKVAWHVFPLFLVVLAISIWYQGYYISTARELARMVGIRKAPILHHFSETVIGATIIRCFNQEDRFLTKILELVDDHSRIVFHNSTSMEWLCLRINFLFDAVFVLVLVILVTLPRSAINPSLAGLAATYGLNLNVLQSWVIWNLCNVENKMISVERVLQFTNIASEEPAVVHDCRPMPEWPKEGNIELEDLHVQYRPNLPMVLKGITCTFPKRKKIGVVGRTGSGKSTLIQALFRMVEPFAGRILIDGVDIAKMGLHDLRSRLGIIPQDPTLFKGTMRTNLDPLQQHTDQEIWEVLRKCRFAEIFKTDQTVLEAPVAEGGENWSVGQRQLVCLARVLLKKRRILVLDEATASIDTATENIIQETIREETKGCTVITVAHRIPTVIDNDLVLVLDEGKVIEYDKPSRLLENSSSSFSKLVAEFLRRSSSNSHSQTVEGS
- the LOC111801725 gene encoding putative ABC transporter C family member 15 isoform X2, producing MDFASVIVNAVFIFAFSIWVLVHFRCGNPRLRNTAARGSKWLIRITIFSNAVLPFLYCGFAVYEYLNSKFVCWELAVSALTWSLAAAIAIYWRNDVYHEGKPWPMILIVWWVFSCFYGLGCLILFLLTHLKSMEIPRFLPKPTIVDCASFTLCLIICCTALTVSYSKNHNDLEKLLLQTENVCSSEDHGGFVSPGLWSQITFQWMNPLFKKGRVQKLELAHVPCVPQSETAEYASMLLEESIERTKIESSSLPKAIVLATWKPLVLTAIFAGVNTLASFMGPVLITNFVNYLLRKDDDSSNRDGLILAFFFFFAKTLESLTQRQCYFGTHRLDVERIGDFSWYIHKIWLLPVQVVLALVILYMNLGLAPSITALLAIVFIMVGNTPLASIQESLHSKIMDAKDSRIKLTSETLRNMRVLKLHSWEQTFLKKILKLRDVERGWLKRYLYTCSVIAVLFWVSPTLVSVVTFGACVLMNVSLTAGTVLSAIATFRILQEPIYNLPELVSMIAQTKVSLDRIDEFIREEDQRKQIYYPPSSSSDIMVEIEVGEYSWDASDRNVKPTITVAEKMQIPKGYKVAVCGSVGSGKSSLLCSLLGEIPQISGTQMKVHGTKAYVPQTAWIQSGTVRENVLFGKEIDERFYGDVLEGCALDQDIKLWLDGDCTLLGERGLNLSGGQKQRVQLARAVYSDADVYFLDDPFSAVDACTGTHLFERCLLQLLSDKTVLYATHHLEFIEAADLVLVMKNGHVVQSGKYAELISDSNGELARHIAAHRKSLNGVEPFKEDKPHLKPCQMEAQDENSSLTLGNGDLMRTQEEESQTGRVKWSVYSTFITSAYKGTLVPVVLLCQVFFQILQMGSNYWISWATEEEGKVSREQLIGIFVLMSGVSSVFILGRAIVMATIAIETAQRMFLGMVTSIFAAPISFFDVKPSSQILNRSSNDQSTLDTDIPYRLGGLAFALIQLLSIIILMSKVAWHVFPLFLVVLAISIWYQGYYISTARELARMVGIRKAPILHHFSETVIGATIIRCFNQEDRFLTKILELVDDHSRIVFHNSTSMEWLCLRINFLFDAVFVLVLVILVTLPRSAINPSLAGLAATYGLNLNVLQSWVIWNLCNVENKMISVERVLQFTNIASEEPAVVHDCRPMPEWPKEGNIELEDLHVQYRPNLPMVLKGITCTFPKRKKIGVVGRTGSGKSTLIQALFRMVEPFAGRILIDGVDIAKMGLHDLRSRLGIIPQDPTLFKGTMRTNLDPLQQHTDQEIWEVLRKCRFAEIFKTDQTVLEAPVAEGGENWSVGQRQLVCLARVLLKKRRILVLDEATASIDTATENIIQETIREETKGCTVITVAHRIPTVIDNDLVLVLDEGKVIEYDKPSRLLENSSSSFSKLVAEFLRRSSSNSHSQTVEGS